DNA from Halorarum salinum:
GACCACGACGACCGACTCGACGTCGCGGTCGACCTGCAGTTCGCCCGCCGCCGCGTCGCCCTCGTAGGGTCCGGAGAACCACTCCGGCTGGCGCGAGGAGTAGTAGTACGGCGTCGAGGCGGCGAACTCGCCGGCGCAGGTGTCCACCTGCTTGTACGTCCGGCCGGGCACCGACGCCTCGACCTCGCCGACGCCGGCGCGGGCGGCGGAGACGGGGATGGCGCCGTCCTCGCCCTCCGCGGCGCCCGCGGCGGCCGCCTCCGTCGCCTCGGCGGTCCGCCACGCCCCTCGCGTCTCCGGGAGCCACGTGAGGCTGCTGTCCTCGAAGACGTTGCCCGCGAGCGCCGAGATCTCGGCGTTCGTGAAGCCGGCGGAGGCGGCGGCGGTGAACTCCCCGTCGACGACCTCCTTGCTCGCCTCCACGATGCGCGAGAAGCGCTCGACGTACCACTCGTAGATGCCCGTGGCCTCGACGACCTCCTCGACGGAGAAGCCGCGCTCGAACGCCTCGAACATCGCGTACGGGCGGTCGGGGCTCGGGCGCTCGAGGTACTCCGCCGTGAGTTCGTCGTCCTCGAGGTCCCCGAAGTCCTCGGCCGGGTCGTACTCCGAGGAGCGCAGCGCCTTCAGGAGGCTCTCCTCGAACGTGCGCCCGATGGCCATCGCCTCGCCGGTCGACTTCATCGCCGTGCCGAGCGTGAAGTCCGTGTCCTCGAACTTGTCCTTGGGCCAGCGCGGCACCTTCGTCACGACGTAGTCGATCGCCGGTTCGAACGCCGCGGTCGTCTCGCCGGTGATCTCGTTGTCGATCTCGTGGAGGCGCTTGCCGAGCGCGACCTTCGCGGTCACGCGGGCGATGGGGTAGCCGGTCGCCTTCGAGGCGAGCGCGGAGGAGCGGGAGACGCGCGGGTTCACCTCGACGACGCGGTACTCGCCGCCGGGCGTGCCGTCGTCGCGCCAGGCGAACTGGATGTTACAGCCGCCCTGGATGCCGAGTTCGCGGATGACCCCCAGCGCCGCGTCGCGCATCTCCTGGTGGCCGTCGTCGGGGATGACCTGGCTGGGCGTCACGACCATCGACTCGCCGGTGTGGATGCCCATCGGGTCGAGGTTCTCCATGTTGCAGATGATGATACAGGAGTCGTCGGCGTCCCGCATCACCTCGTACTCCAGTTCGACCCAGCCCGAGATGGACTCGGTGACGAGCACCTCGTTGTTGCGCGAGAGGCGCAGGCCGGTCCGGACGCGCTCGATCAGTTCGTCCATCTCGCCGACGACGCCGGATCCGGAGCCGCCGAGGGTGTACGTCGTGCGGGCGATGACCGGCAGGCCGCCGACCTCGTCGGCCGCCGCCTCCACGCGCTCGCGGAGCGATTCCCCGTCCAGTTCGGTGACCGACTCTCCCTCGTCGAGCGAGATGGTCGTCGAGCGCGGAACCGGCTGGCCGATGTCCTCCATCCGCTGGCGGAACAGGTCGCGGTCCTCCGTCGCGTAGATGGTGTCGAGCGGCGTGCCCATGATCTCCACGTCGTGCTCGTCGAGCACGCCCTCCTCGGCGAGTTCGGCCGTGACGTTCAGCCCGGTCTGTCCGCCCAGTCCGGCGATGACGCCGTCGGGCTGCTCCTTCCTGATGATCTCCGCGATGGCCTCGGTCGTGATCGGCTCGATGTACACCCGGTCGGCCATCTCGGGGTCGGTCATGATCGTCGCGGGGTTCGAGTTCACGAGCACGACTCGGGCCCCCTCCTCGCGGAGCGCGCGGCAGGCCTGCGCCCCGGAGTAGTCGAACTCCGCGGCC
Protein-coding regions in this window:
- the carB gene encoding carbamoyl-phosphate synthase large subunit, giving the protein MSGDGRTILLVGSGPIQIGQAAEFDYSGAQACRALREEGARVVLVNSNPATIMTDPEMADRVYIEPITTEAIAEIIRKEQPDGVIAGLGGQTGLNVTAELAEEGVLDEHDVEIMGTPLDTIYATEDRDLFRQRMEDIGQPVPRSTTISLDEGESVTELDGESLRERVEAAADEVGGLPVIARTTYTLGGSGSGVVGEMDELIERVRTGLRLSRNNEVLVTESISGWVELEYEVMRDADDSCIIICNMENLDPMGIHTGESMVVTPSQVIPDDGHQEMRDAALGVIRELGIQGGCNIQFAWRDDGTPGGEYRVVEVNPRVSRSSALASKATGYPIARVTAKVALGKRLHEIDNEITGETTAAFEPAIDYVVTKVPRWPKDKFEDTDFTLGTAMKSTGEAMAIGRTFEESLLKALRSSEYDPAEDFGDLEDDELTAEYLERPSPDRPYAMFEAFERGFSVEEVVEATGIYEWYVERFSRIVEASKEVVDGEFTAAASAGFTNAEISALAGNVFEDSSLTWLPETRGAWRTAEATEAAAAGAAEGEDGAIPVSAARAGVGEVEASVPGRTYKQVDTCAGEFAASTPYYYSSRQPEWFSGPYEGDAAAGELQVDRDVESVVVVGGGPIRIGQGVEFDYCSVHAVRALREQGIEAHVVNNNPETVSTDYDTSDGLFFEPITAEEVADVVEASDADGVMIQFGGQTSVDIGEPLAAEFDRRGLDCEIMGTTVEAMDLAEDRDRFNGLMDDVGVAQPEGGSATSEAEALELAGEIGYPVLVRPSYVLGGRAMRVVHDDEELKEYIAEAVRVSPDKPILVDEFLEGAVELDVDAVSDGEDVLIGGVMEHVESAGVHSGDSACVIPPRSLSEETLARVREVTENIARALDTVGLLNVQLAVREGEGAEPDVYVLEANPRSSRTVPFVSKATGVPIAKLAAQVMTGRSLADLEASEAVPDHYSVKEVVLPFDRLPDSDPRLGPEMKSTGEVMGTASSFGKAYGKALDAAGQGLPESGTVAFELVGDALPAAGTDEAAELEDGFADYYDHGTFADLATALREGAVDLLVTDDRDALRTAVDEDVAYVSTEAAARASLEALASRNDDSDVMAVSDRPRRAAEWGR